TGTTCCCGGCTTTCTCGCGAAAAACCAGAAACCTGGCCAGCTTTCTCCAATCTTGCGCATTCCACCCTTGAGCAAGATTTTGGCTCCTGGAGATCCCGATATTGCAAATTGTCCTGTGAGAGCTCTCCGATGTTACCTGTCTCGAACTCGGCCTGTTAGGTCAGAAAGTCAAAAGCTTCTTTTCATATCTTTAAACACGGCTAGGTGTAAGGATATAGCGAAGGTGACTCTGGCCAAATGGATCTCCACTCTGATCAAACGAGCATATGCCTGGTGGCAAGTGCAGTCGGGTGATGTTAGGGCAGTGTTGCCTCTCACCGCGGCTAGAACCcatgaggcgagagcctgggcATCCTCAGTGGCAGTTCTTCGGTCCGGCAAGCTAGCCGAGGTACTGGAAGCTGCGTACTGGCGCTCTGAGGACATCTTCGTGAATTATTACCTCAGAGACGTCGCTTCTGTAAGACAGGATGGAAGCTCCGCGCTGCCTGCCATGGTAGCGGCGGGACAAGTCCTGCATGCCTAGTTTTTGGTaagtacccaccacctatagtagcaatctgctatatgtgagttgggtaataatatgtaatttaatccaaaattttaataataaattttcatttaattaatatacttacccaactcacatcgtttaaaccctcccgcctccccgctgtggtggtattgggttctaaaaaagtagtgagttgggcttcgttcgaatgatacaaatggcggcgtatgcgcacgcttacggatgttggaccggacatcggtctgatattatgggatggatcactcttttttagggtggtctcccttgttaccaaggggaacgcgtacagcgttaccagcactgaactagagttaattgctatatgtgagttgggtaagtatattaattaaatgaaaatttattattaaaattttggatttaaGTTGGTAATGGTGTGTTCTTGTAGATGTCCTTAATTCTTCACTCCTTTGTTTTTGACTTGAAGTGAGTTTGTTTAGTTTAGAAAGTTTTAGAAAGTGTTGTACTTTTGTGTATCAGATGGATTGATATGTAATGGTAATGATTCGTCTATTGAAATTACATTTTATTCTCCACTTTTTTTCACTGCTGAATGCTTTATGGGTTTATATATTTGATCATGCTTTGGACTTTTGTTGCACAGGACtctgatgatgaggatgagagAGACCCCTCAAGGACGGTATCACCTGCACCAAAGAAGGAAGACTCAGCCTCACCTGAGGTCCGGAAACGTACACCATCTCCTGACCAGTTCAAGACTGAGGAGGAGAAACTCATGGAGctggtgagagaaagagagagagagcgagagtgtgtTTGCAGGGATATTGTTTAGCCTTAGGGGTTGGCAAAACGCTGAAACAATGATCAAATAATGTTGTCATCTTTGCAGCAGAATTGCCAGTctttatattatttttcaaaGTGAGATGAGGAGGATGCCAATTACTGACAACTTCTGAAGATTCTCAAACTTTGATGGCCATTTCAACAAGATtgcagaagaaaataaattataGGAACAtccttggtttgtgtgtgtgtgtgcaagatcTGACCATTCAGGCATTCTCAAAGCGTGTGTGGATTGACAAATGTGTAAATGTTAGCCATGTGTTTATGTTCCTGGGGTTGTTACATTGATGTCTTTTTTAAGGTTGTTAATTTTTGATTTTGCAGTACAGGATGAAACATGCATGGTGTAAATCTCTGCTTTCTTCAAATATCAGTGCCTCTGAGGCCTGATGTTTCTAATTCTGTCCACAGTTTTGAGCACAGTGCAGTGCAGAGTGTGGATGTTAATTGAAGTTTACCTTCTATCCTTGATTCATTTTTAACCAATACTAGAAATCAAATTGTAAATCTCTGTTTCCTATCAAGTGCTGCTGGCTGATCTAATTTATGTAGATGGTTGAATGTTATCATGTTTGAAGTCTAAACAAAATCTTATTTTGGGATGATTTGATTTTTAGCAGGGATTATACAGTAAGATAATTTAATAACACAACTTTTCATGCATTGTATGGACAATAGATCGTCTTAATATTTAAATTATGTTGCAGATGATGAAAGTGAAACGCTGGATGACTGAAATATTGCTAGAAGTGACCAcagaagaaattacaaaagttgCTCACAGTGTGTTTGACAGAGCCAAGGCCCAAGCTTTGAAAGGTAGGTTCAGTATGCCGCATCCTTCTTCAGTATTGAGACATTATATTGAAATGCTGCTTTGCAATCTTTGCATATGGAATTCAATTTGATGTGACATTTTAATTAAAATAAGTCGGTGAAAAGAGGATGTCAATGTAGGCAAGTGAAGTACACAGGCTGGTTACTTTGTTTATGTAGGAgatttgtctgtgtttgttgaaTTGAGGTAAGCTTGCTTTCCAGAATACTGGGAATTGTACAATTCTCAGGCCTTGAACTTCCATGGAAGGAACAATTTTGTGCTTCTTTACACCAAACTCCGAGAATAAATATTCTGAAGGTGAAGTGGGAGGTGGGAGGATGTTCatgcaggtttttttttttattattaattgTAAAACGAAAATTGCAAGTTTGTCAATGTCATGATGATTGTGAGTAGATAAACAGAAGCAGGCATTTGTAAACTGTTCGTGAGACGTATATGTTTTGTAATTGTCCGCAcagttataaaaaaaatgctttgacAAACTTCTTATTATCTGTGAGCAGTAAAGGTGTttggagggagagggggggggagtagcAATAGTAATCCAGACATGACTACTGCTTTGAGTTTTTCAGCCAACGCAGAAAACAACGGAAGTGATGGTTGCAGCTACAGAGTATGAGGCGTGGTAGTTGTCATGCTTGTAACACTGTCATTTCTGTCCTGGACAAGTTTTCCCTTCTGTAACCCAGGGCTGTTGCGTCAGTCAAACAGTTCGCCAACAGAGGACTCTGCATCTTTGATCTCTTTGATCGCATCTCACTAATTTGTCCTTGTGATTTTAAAGCACCAGCAAAAGTCCTCGCCAAGTCTTCGGCTTTGGCCTCTATCACGTCACTTGGTAAGTCTTGCATTAGTTTCCGTTTTCACCTAAGCGTGTTCACCTCTATGCATTGGTCACAGTCCAATATAATGTCTGGGAAGACAGAGAGACCTTGGATGAATGGACTTTAGTTTTTTCCGATGTTTATGGGCTGACAGAGCTGCTTGCGACAAACGCAGAGCACAATGCGTTAGCAGTAAAAAgcattttcatgtgttttttttGCATCTAGTGTTTTGCACAGTTCTTAGTGTTTCTGAAGGAGTACCTACAGCTGCTATGACCTATGATTTCTTTTGAAACTATGTAGAGAGAGGACTGGTTTGGTAGTTTGTAAATCATTGTTGAGCTAAAAGCCAGAATCTGCAAGCAGTTAAAGCTTatgttaaagaaagaaaaaggtttGTGGTAAGTTTGCCCAGAAGTTGTGCTAGCTCTGTCGCAGAAGTGGGAACATTATTATGCCAGCTAAAATTCATGAGCCCCATTTTAGCTCGTCTGTTGCTTGAACAAATTTGAAAACATGACTTGCTGGTAAGTGTTGTGCTGGTGACTGAATATTTTTCTCAATTATTGAATCATTCTTTTCTGATTGTTTCAGTGATTGGTCTTTCGCATTtctgtacatttcattttcagtCATTTACATGATCCTTTCACTTATTTTCCATTTCAGGAGGCTTGGACGGGTTAAAATAGGGCTCATGGCAGTCAGGCTTGTCATACATTTGATATGTGGCGACTTTCAAATTTTTGAATAAATAATGTCAGATAAAGGAAAAATAGGTTTGAAGCAAACACAATTTGTGCcaaaagtaaaagaaaaagcAACCATAAGGGGCTGGTAGTGTTCTTAGTTCCCATCTCTGTCACCAGTGCTAGAGTGAGCAGCAGATaatttgactgtgtgtgttgcagGACTTGGCTACGGGTCTGGCAGCGAGAGTGAGGGATCAGGGGAGAGTGACGGCAGCGACAGCGAATCCTCCGACAACGATACCAAGAGAAGATCCAACGGCGCTTCCATCAAGAAGGAGAAGATCTTCAGTGACGAAGACTCGGGTACATTTTCTTTTTGCTTCGGAAGTATTctgactttttaaaaaaattatcagatcttttttatcaatttttttttattatctatGCTTAAACGTTCCAGAAACTAGCCTCTCTTGTATTTAACTTCAGAAGTAAAGTATTTGACTAACATAATACTTGAGATTTATGCTCATTTCATCCTTTGAATTCATCTGCTTACTTTTTTGTAAAACTTCAAGATAGGTTGTGTGGTAGTTTATCATTAGGTAAGCTGACCTCTGTTGGGTTTTTATTTTGCACAAGCAAAACACATAGTGTGAAGCGTTATTTCCTGAAAATAGAATTTGATTGATTTAGCAAAAATGTCAAGATACCTTTAAGCACATAAATGCTCTATATATCCCTCAGTGATGAATTTTTCTTGACAAGCATATGTCTGATCTTTTTGAGGACAACATTTTAACTGAGAGGGCTTTGACAATTGaaacaaatataacaaataCACGTATGGTGTTTCCTGCCGTGTGTTGATGAACCTTCTTTATGCTTTTTGCCATTGTGTTTTTCAGATTACAAACCAGATGAAGAGCCAGACATGCCAGAATATTTAAAGAATCCCATTTCAGAATCCCGAAGTTTTCTTCCGTTTAGCAAGGGCGAAGGGGCAATACCTGGAATTGATGGTGGGAAGGGGGAGGTTATTAAACAGGAGGAGGTGAAAGTCAAAGTGGAAATGAAGACTGAAAATGTTTCCCCAGAAGACCAAAAGCCAGAGAGGGGTCACAAGAAAGAGAGTAAAGTAAGTGAGTCgaaaaaatcaaaagaaaagGCAAAAGCCAGGCGGGAAGAGAGTTCAGGCAGCAGTAGCTCGTCTTCTGACTCTTCAGACGATTCATCTGAATCGTCTGCCAGTGGAAGCTCAAGCTCGCAGGATTCGGGTTCTAggtcaaaaaagaagaagaaggagaagaggtCAAAAAGTAGTCACAAAGCTAAGAAGGTCAAGAGAACTAGGTCTAGGGACGAggggagagacaaagacagacgcTCGGAGAAAAAAGGGAAAGAGATCAGGGAGGCAGAGAAAGTCAGCGGGGGGAAGAAAAGCGAAAAGAAAAGgcacaaagacaaagaaaggacgaaggacaagaaaaagaagagggataACAGTGCTGAAAGGGTAAGGGGACATCGAAGTAGaagcagagaaagagaaggaaggAGCAGAAGTAGGGACAAAGATGCACAcaggaaagagaaagagcgagtcagagaaagaaaaagaaagggtaGTGGTAGTGTTGAACCAGACAGTGACCGCAGCCCAAGTAGAGACAGAGAAGAACGTGAGCGCAGGAGAAAACTGAGCTCTAGCCCAGAACTTCGGCGCAGTCGTAGTAGGGAGCGGGAAAGAAGACGAAGTAAGCGCAGTGCTAGCAGGGAAAGGGCGGGGAGATCGCGGCGTAGTCGTAGTAGGGACAACGACAGACGCGGTCGGGAAAGTCGTAGTCGGAGCAGAGACAGTAGCGTTGGTGATTCTCGGAGGCGGGACAGCAGACGAAGTCGGTCGAGGGAAGATCGGCACAGCAAGCGCTCCAGGCATTCTGAAGCGGAGAGTAAGAGTAAGTCAAAGAAGAGAAGGCGGTCCAGATCGGCATCCTCGGAAAGCAACCATGGTGACCATCGCAGGATGAGTAAAGACTCCTCTTCGCAGCATCGCACCCATAGGGACCGACGGCATGACGATGAGTATGAGCGCACTGGTAAGAAGTCCAGAAAGCGGGAGAGTAAATCAAGATCCAGGTATGCTTTTGATTCCATTggtgtacatgtgtgtttgtgtatgtgtgtgtgtgtctgtgtgtgtgtgcgcgccttcTGTCCCTGTACATATCCCCTTTTGTGTTCGTCAGAGTGGAAATACTGCACCTTGTTCATGGCTATATGGTCGAATTTTGTTTGTACTGTACCCAGCTGTCTTGAATTTCTCTAAGCAAGCTCATTTCAATAACCAAACTTATTTTGGCATGGTGAGCACATGGGTGAAATTGTCAGAATGGCAACACAAACATGCTCTTTTATTCCTGAAGAGTGGATCCATGTGGTGTTCGTGATGTGTTTGTgggcgtgcgtgagtgtgaatGAATGCTTGTTTGGTTTTAACGTCCTTGCAATGTTTTTAGTTGTTGGCACTAGcccctttttttctcttctccaTAAGTATTAGAAAAGGTCAAACGGTGCACAACACACAGGTTTGTTGAACAAAACTTTGTTTCTTTTCAGGTCTTCATCGCCCAGACGAAGATAGGAGATTGTTCAATGTAAATAGTGTAAAAAGGGTTTGTGAATAAGCTTGTTAGTTTTATACTTTTGCCACATTGGCATTTGAACCAACTCGTAGCATTCTTTTGCAGCTTTTATTTCAAATCCAGGGTTAGAGCTATGTCTTATGCAAACTGACAAAAATGGCAGTAGCTTAAGGCTTGGTATGAAGTACAGTCATTGAATGTGTAACAGGTGACATAATATTTCCAGTAACACATCTTCCATTTCGATTCTTGGGCACTTTTGTCCATCACAAAGTTTTAGATTTGTCTGCTTTTATTGCTTCAGGGCTCTTGACAATTTTGGATGCAATTGGAAGATATATTTGTGCATGTAGTCTCATGATTTAGGTTCATGTGTTTAAATATGTTTGCAGTGTTCCGATTTGACAAGTGTTTGTAGGTGAACATTTAGCAATTCAAGCGTGTGATAGAATTAAAACTTACAGATTTTTTTCACATCTTTGAAAGAGATTTAAAAGTGCAATCTTTCAAGTTTAAATGAGAATTGATAATTTTTGTCAACCATCGTCCAGTCTTTATAAACTCATCACAAGATTTCCAAAGCGTACAAATCAGACCTGGAAGCCCCATATTAGTAAGATTCATGGCTATATTTTGAGGCATAGTCGCAGGGTTTTTCACATAAGAGAGTGATTTCACATTTTTCTCAAGAGAACTTTTTAGAATTTATTCATTGTCCAGTTTGCTGAAACAGCTTATGCTGTTTGAAAATGCATAATGTAGGCTATTGTATACGAATTTGTCAGTTATTTGGTAAGATTTCTGGACCTCTTGATGCAGTtgataatacatgtacatgtagccTTCTTTTGTCAGAGAGTCTGTGTTCGAATTTTAAAGATAGTGAGGTTTTGCTACTTTCAGATTCCCTGTGCCGCTTTTGCAGTGAATTCCTAGTTCATTCAATTCAGCTTCAATTGACTTGTGGAGATGTTAAATGTACACTATAGTTTTGCTTTCTTTTTGCAAAGTTTGTGTCTCCGATCAGGCAGGTTACAGATGGAATCAAGTAATAAAAGAAGACATGAATTttactggctgtgtgtgtgagtgtgtgcgcaaCTGTGATAAAATGAGTGCTGTGAATCCGAAGAACAATGACAGATAGTACAATCCAACAAAGTACATGGACATCAAGCCATAAACAATTTGCATAGGAAAGTTTTTATTTGAAGTGTCAAGCACTTACGTTTCATTACATTATGTATACACATAAAAAAGACCATTGCAGTAAAATACTTGTGCCTAAAGTGTATTGGTACACCTTTGTTAAACGAATGTTCATAACACTCATGAACTAAGTACCAAGACGATAAAtgcatacatgtatgtcaaaTCTAAAATGAACTACGGAAGATGCAGACTGATTTAGATTCCAGTCGAACTTCAGGATGCGGGCCAATCCTTGATTTTAATGGATCCACTATCAC
The sequence above is a segment of the Littorina saxatilis isolate snail1 linkage group LG3, US_GU_Lsax_2.0, whole genome shotgun sequence genome. Coding sequences within it:
- the LOC138962302 gene encoding arginine/serine-rich protein PNISR-like isoform X1, whose protein sequence is MWANPWGGSWPMQQSAYQSMPHNSVDWASLAQQWIAQKEAAEVIHQEHHEVLSQPPPPPPPMPVASVGPRSSVATASQEDENSMDISDGEGEGSSKPVSASTNSSATTNNGFPSQGPLLPTPVPATDQWAGGNMNLGGSWHPPPQGDGSQVQGYEGYQAYPSDGFNFNQGPAFGAKTQFGNFPPGGDMFFQGGAPPMLNNFQQQFWPPHGQGGPPPGMPPDAFPPQVPPFPPGRPSDRHGHRGRHFADQFILGRSEDSGIDQAKRKNLPAWIREGLEKMEREKQRQVEKEKFEQVKLDTLRAKEQAEKAVEEELQREQEENTTGEARVPRKSRFDSDDEDERDPSRTVSPAPKKEDSASPEVRKRTPSPDQFKTEEEKLMELMMKVKRWMTEILLEVTTEEITKVAHSVFDRAKAQALKAPAKVLAKSSALASITSLGLGYGSGSESEGSGESDGSDSESSDNDTKRRSNGASIKKEKIFSDEDSDYKPDEEPDMPEYLKNPISESRSFLPFSKGEGAIPGIDGGKGEVIKQEEVKVKVEMKTENVSPEDQKPERGHKKESKVSESKKSKEKAKARREESSGSSSSSSDSSDDSSESSASGSSSSQDSGSRSKKKKKEKRSKSSHKAKKVKRTRSRDEGRDKDRRSEKKGKEIREAEKVSGGKKSEKKRHKDKERTKDKKKKRDNSAERVRGHRSRSREREGRSRSRDKDAHRKEKERVRERKRKGSGSVEPDSDRSPSRDREERERRRKLSSSPELRRSRSRERERRRSKRSASRERAGRSRRSRSRDNDRRGRESRSRSRDSSVGDSRRRDSRRSRSREDRHSKRSRHSEAESKSKSKKRRRSRSASSESNHGDHRRMSKDSSSQHRTHRDRRHDDEYERTGKKSRKRESKSRSRSSSPRRR
- the LOC138962302 gene encoding arginine/serine-rich protein PNISR-like isoform X2, with translation MWANPWGGSWPMQQSAYQSMPHNSVDWASLAQQWIAQKEAAEVIHQEHHEVLSQPPPPPPPMPVASVGPRSSVATASQEDENSMDISDGEGEGSSKPVSASTNSSATTNNGFPSQGPLLPTPVPATDQWAGGNMNLGGSWHPPPQGDGSQDGFNFNQGPAFGAKTQFGNFPPGGDMFFQGGAPPMLNNFQQQFWPPHGQGGPPPGMPPDAFPPQVPPFPPGRPSDRHGHRGRHFADQFILGRSEDSGIDQAKRKNLPAWIREGLEKMEREKQRQVEKEKFEQVKLDTLRAKEQAEKAVEEELQREQEENTTGEARVPRKSRFDSDDEDERDPSRTVSPAPKKEDSASPEVRKRTPSPDQFKTEEEKLMELMMKVKRWMTEILLEVTTEEITKVAHSVFDRAKAQALKAPAKVLAKSSALASITSLGLGYGSGSESEGSGESDGSDSESSDNDTKRRSNGASIKKEKIFSDEDSDYKPDEEPDMPEYLKNPISESRSFLPFSKGEGAIPGIDGGKGEVIKQEEVKVKVEMKTENVSPEDQKPERGHKKESKVSESKKSKEKAKARREESSGSSSSSSDSSDDSSESSASGSSSSQDSGSRSKKKKKEKRSKSSHKAKKVKRTRSRDEGRDKDRRSEKKGKEIREAEKVSGGKKSEKKRHKDKERTKDKKKKRDNSAERVRGHRSRSREREGRSRSRDKDAHRKEKERVRERKRKGSGSVEPDSDRSPSRDREERERRRKLSSSPELRRSRSRERERRRSKRSASRERAGRSRRSRSRDNDRRGRESRSRSRDSSVGDSRRRDSRRSRSREDRHSKRSRHSEAESKSKSKKRRRSRSASSESNHGDHRRMSKDSSSQHRTHRDRRHDDEYERTGKKSRKRESKSRSRSSSPRRR